One region of Pyramidobacter sp. YE332 genomic DNA includes:
- the gatB gene encoding Asp-tRNA(Asn)/Glu-tRNA(Gln) amidotransferase subunit GatB translates to MALEFTTVIGLEIHIQLNTKTKIFCSCSTDYIGATPNSHVCPVCTGQPGALPVLNGKVVEFGVRGGLALHCKINKLTRFDRKNYFYADLPKAYQITEYYVPLAENGYLTITGDDGQPRRIGITRLHLEEDAGKLVHVASDGRIVGSSQSFVDYNRGGVPLAEVVSEPDIASPREAREYVSAMRQLVRYLGISDGDMEKGSMRVDANISQKVSDGRWGNRVEVKNMNSLKALERALEYETLRQRDLLARGERIAQETRNWDDADGITTPSRSKEESNDYRYFPEPDLPPLLLDDEYIEGIKAAMPELPDAKRERFLAQYKLPVEDVLVLTETPEVAAYYENVVKAGGEPVRSSNWVRTDLMRALKERGREIADAPVSAETLAGLIKLVDGKKISTTAAKDVFEKLAGSEMTLEQAIQACGIQTGAVGGDRLREIIAAVAGANADVVEVIRSGQDKKDKKLKFLMGLVMKESRGQAKPDEVLKALNEFLAKE, encoded by the coding sequence ATGGCTCTTGAATTCACGACCGTCATCGGGCTGGAAATCCACATCCAGCTCAACACGAAAACGAAGATCTTCTGCAGTTGCTCGACCGACTACATCGGCGCAACGCCGAACTCCCATGTCTGTCCGGTCTGCACCGGACAGCCGGGCGCTCTGCCGGTCCTGAACGGGAAAGTCGTCGAGTTCGGCGTGCGCGGCGGTCTGGCGCTGCACTGCAAGATCAACAAACTGACGCGCTTCGACCGCAAGAACTATTTCTACGCCGACCTTCCCAAGGCGTATCAGATCACCGAATACTACGTGCCGCTCGCCGAGAACGGCTATCTGACCATCACCGGCGACGACGGGCAGCCCCGCCGCATCGGCATCACGCGGCTCCATCTCGAAGAAGACGCCGGCAAACTCGTTCACGTCGCATCCGACGGACGGATCGTCGGCTCCAGCCAGTCTTTCGTCGATTACAACCGCGGCGGCGTGCCGCTCGCCGAAGTGGTGTCCGAGCCCGACATCGCTTCGCCGCGCGAGGCCCGCGAGTACGTGTCGGCCATGCGCCAGCTGGTGCGCTATCTGGGCATTTCCGACGGCGACATGGAAAAGGGATCTATGCGCGTCGACGCGAACATTTCGCAGAAAGTTTCCGACGGCCGCTGGGGCAACCGCGTCGAAGTCAAAAACATGAACTCGCTCAAGGCGCTGGAACGCGCGCTCGAGTACGAGACGCTGCGCCAGCGCGACCTGCTCGCCCGCGGCGAACGGATCGCTCAGGAGACGCGCAACTGGGACGACGCCGACGGCATCACAACGCCGTCGCGCAGCAAAGAAGAGTCCAACGACTACCGTTATTTCCCCGAGCCCGATCTGCCGCCGCTGCTGCTCGACGACGAGTACATCGAAGGCATCAAAGCCGCCATGCCGGAGCTCCCCGACGCCAAGCGCGAACGGTTCCTCGCGCAGTACAAGCTGCCTGTGGAAGACGTGCTGGTGCTGACGGAGACGCCCGAAGTCGCCGCGTATTACGAGAACGTCGTGAAAGCCGGCGGCGAGCCGGTCAGATCTTCGAACTGGGTGCGGACCGACCTGATGAGAGCGCTGAAAGAGCGGGGCCGGGAGATCGCCGACGCCCCGGTGAGCGCCGAAACTTTGGCCGGGCTGATCAAGCTCGTCGACGGCAAAAAAATCTCCACGACGGCCGCGAAAGACGTTTTCGAGAAACTCGCCGGCAGCGAGATGACGCTCGAACAGGCCATTCAGGCCTGCGGCATCCAGACCGGCGCGGTGGGCGGCGACAGACTGCGGGAAATCATCGCCGCGGTCGCCGGCGCCAACGCCGACGTCGTCGAGGTGATCCGTTCCGGCCAGGACAAGAAAGACAAGAAGCTCAAGTTCCTCATGGGGCTGGTCATGAAGGAGAGCCGCGGACAGGCGAAACCGGACGAAGTTTTGAAAGCTTTGAACGAGTTTCTTGCGAAGGAGTAG
- the gatA gene encoding Asp-tRNA(Asn)/Glu-tRNA(Gln) amidotransferase subunit GatA has protein sequence MELYRLSAAEIVAGLKARRFKCADVVRSCLERMREMESHLHAMLHIAADSALKTAAAVDAAVAEGRDPGRLMGVPVILKDNICTGDMPTTCASKILAGWVPPYDATVVKMLRAEGAVILGKANCDEFAMGGSTENSAFGPTMNPWDVGRVPGGSSGGSAAAVAAGYAPISLGSDTGGSIRQPASFCGLYGMKPTYGQVSRYGLVAFASSLDQIGPFARTAEDLKLILSAICAFDPHDSTSEDRPAPRFDLSDAPLCGKKIGVLTKLVDGKLTADLQAAMDGQIEECRRLGAEIVEVALPKALEYGLACYYILAPAEASSNLARYDGVRYGAAYGDAKSLLELYVKTRGENFGPEVKRRILTGTYVLSSGFYDAYYLTAQKVRKVIKQEFAAAFEQVDAILLPTSPTPAFKLGEMSAPLTMYMADVFTIPVNLAGLPGISFNAGFSSAGLPLGMQLIGPRWSDAAILDMAAALGKKAEGRIAEGGVR, from the coding sequence ATGGAGCTGTACAGACTGAGCGCCGCGGAAATCGTCGCGGGACTGAAGGCGCGCCGTTTCAAGTGCGCCGACGTCGTGCGGTCGTGCCTTGAGCGCATGCGGGAAATGGAATCCCACCTTCACGCCATGCTTCATATCGCGGCGGATTCCGCGCTTAAAACCGCCGCCGCCGTCGACGCCGCCGTCGCGGAAGGCCGCGATCCGGGGCGCCTGATGGGCGTGCCCGTCATCCTCAAAGACAACATCTGCACCGGCGACATGCCGACCACCTGCGCCAGCAAAATCCTCGCCGGCTGGGTGCCTCCCTACGACGCGACCGTCGTGAAGATGTTGAGGGCCGAGGGCGCCGTCATTCTCGGCAAAGCGAACTGCGACGAGTTCGCCATGGGAGGCTCCACGGAAAACTCCGCTTTCGGCCCGACGATGAACCCCTGGGACGTCGGCCGCGTGCCGGGCGGCAGTTCCGGCGGCAGCGCCGCCGCCGTCGCCGCCGGTTATGCGCCGATCTCCCTGGGCAGCGACACCGGCGGTTCGATCCGCCAGCCCGCTTCGTTCTGCGGGCTCTACGGCATGAAACCGACCTACGGGCAGGTGAGCCGTTACGGGCTGGTCGCCTTCGCCTCGTCGCTCGACCAGATCGGCCCCTTTGCGCGCACCGCCGAAGACCTCAAACTAATCCTCTCGGCGATCTGCGCGTTCGACCCTCACGACTCGACCAGCGAAGACCGTCCCGCGCCCCGTTTCGATCTCAGCGACGCGCCGTTGTGCGGGAAGAAGATCGGCGTGCTGACGAAGCTCGTCGACGGCAAGCTGACGGCCGACCTGCAGGCGGCGATGGACGGACAAATCGAAGAATGCCGCCGCCTGGGGGCGGAGATCGTTGAAGTCGCTCTGCCGAAAGCGCTTGAGTACGGACTGGCCTGCTATTATATCCTCGCGCCCGCGGAGGCAAGCTCCAATCTCGCCCGTTACGACGGCGTGCGCTACGGAGCCGCTTACGGGGATGCCAAGTCGCTGCTCGAGCTTTACGTCAAGACGCGTGGGGAAAACTTCGGCCCGGAAGTGAAGCGCCGTATCCTGACCGGCACCTACGTGCTCAGCTCGGGATTTTACGACGCCTATTATCTGACGGCGCAAAAGGTCCGCAAAGTCATCAAGCAGGAATTCGCCGCAGCCTTCGAACAGGTGGACGCCATCCTGCTGCCGACCTCGCCGACGCCCGCCTTCAAACTGGGGGAGATGAGCGCGCCGCTGACGATGTATATGGCGGACGTTTTCACGATCCCCGTCAATCTGGCCGGTCTGCCCGGCATTTCCTTCAACGCCGGCTTTTCGTCCGCAGGACTGCCGCTGGGGATGCAGTTGATCGGCCCGCGCTGGTCCGATGCGGCGATTCTCGACATGGCCGCCGCTCTTGGCAAAAAGGCGGAAGGCCGCATCGCCGAGGGAGGTGTCCGTTAA
- the gatC gene encoding Asp-tRNA(Asn)/Glu-tRNA(Gln) amidotransferase subunit GatC, protein MPRLSKEEVLKIGKLARLEIAPEELDSLSEHFNGILDYFSKLEELDLSAVDPFTMEDTRPVRLRDDEVEENDRREAILNQSPSREGDFIRVPRIGGDK, encoded by the coding sequence ATGCCTAGATTGTCCAAGGAAGAAGTCCTGAAGATCGGCAAGCTTGCCCGTCTGGAGATCGCCCCTGAAGAGCTCGATTCTTTGTCGGAGCACTTCAACGGCATTCTCGATTATTTTTCCAAACTCGAGGAGCTCGATCTCAGCGCCGTCGATCCGTTCACGATGGAAGATACCCGGCCGGTCCGCCTCCGCGACGACGAAGTGGAGGAGAACGACCGGAGGGAAGCGATCCTGAACCAGTCGCCCTCGCGCGAAGGCGACTTCATCAGAGTCCCCCGCATCGGAGGCGACAAGTGA
- the ligA gene encoding NAD-dependent DNA ligase LigA yields the protein MEQEKLDRYHWLVDELNRHGRLYYVLDAPEIEDDEYDALMREMLQFEREHPDLIRDDSPSKRVGGTVLEAFEKVAHAKPMLSLEDVFSKGELHDWLQRAAEGVGQPWIPWCCELKIDGLAVSLIFEDGKFVQASTRGDGIVGEDVTENLKTVKDLPLRLLGDVPGHLELRGEVYMSKEGFARLNAAREEAGLPLFANPRNAAAGSLRQLDTAVAAKRNLRLFTYYVQDAESYGLHSQSEVLGWLKARGLPVQRAWRRAGTEAEVLDFLERWSGERFSLPYATDGAVFKADPTEYWKILGNNVKTPRWAVAYKYPPEERKTKLESIEISLGRTGVLTPVAILTPVLISGTVVKRASLHNDEEIQRKDIRVGDQVWVRKAGEIIPEIVRVDTASRTGTEESFTMPATCPVCGAAVAKLPGEVALRCPNRSCPAQLTQGLIHFASRQGMDIRGIGDRLAEQLVQSGLVKSFGDLYALRVEPLIRLDRMGEKSAGKLIQAIAKSKERPLKFLITALGIREVGAGVAAELAKRFSSLDEIAAADEERLAAVEGVGPVIAGSIKAFFGEEHNRRLIDELREAGVSMRSETAPEAPIGPLAGKTFVFTGELSRMSRAQAQELVAQRGGKNVASVSKKTSYVVVGEAPGSKAEKALSLNVPTLNEEEFFAMIDKLPQHMSGGTNDA from the coding sequence GTGGAACAGGAAAAACTGGACCGCTATCATTGGCTCGTCGACGAGCTGAATCGTCATGGGCGCCTCTATTACGTTCTGGACGCCCCGGAAATCGAGGACGACGAATACGATGCGCTGATGCGCGAGATGCTTCAGTTCGAAAGGGAACATCCCGACCTGATCCGCGACGACTCTCCGTCGAAGCGCGTCGGCGGTACGGTGCTGGAGGCGTTTGAAAAAGTTGCGCACGCCAAACCGATGCTCAGCCTCGAAGACGTTTTCTCGAAGGGAGAGCTTCACGACTGGCTGCAGCGGGCGGCAGAAGGCGTCGGGCAACCGTGGATCCCCTGGTGCTGCGAATTGAAGATCGACGGCTTGGCGGTGTCTTTGATCTTCGAGGACGGCAAATTCGTTCAGGCTTCGACCCGCGGCGACGGTATCGTCGGCGAGGACGTCACGGAAAATCTGAAAACGGTCAAAGACCTGCCGCTTCGCCTCCTCGGCGATGTCCCGGGGCATCTGGAGCTGCGCGGCGAAGTGTACATGAGCAAAGAGGGATTCGCTCGACTGAACGCCGCAAGGGAAGAAGCGGGGCTGCCGCTTTTCGCCAATCCCCGCAACGCGGCGGCGGGCAGTTTGCGACAGCTTGACACGGCGGTCGCCGCCAAACGGAATCTGCGCCTTTTCACCTACTATGTGCAGGATGCGGAATCCTACGGCCTGCACAGCCAATCGGAAGTCCTCGGATGGCTGAAAGCCCGTGGGCTTCCCGTGCAGAGAGCCTGGCGCCGGGCCGGGACGGAAGCCGAGGTTCTCGATTTCCTGGAGCGATGGAGCGGCGAACGTTTCAGTCTGCCCTACGCGACGGACGGCGCCGTGTTCAAGGCCGATCCGACGGAATACTGGAAGATCCTGGGAAACAACGTCAAAACGCCCCGCTGGGCCGTGGCCTATAAATATCCGCCGGAAGAGCGAAAAACGAAACTCGAGAGCATAGAGATTTCCCTCGGCCGCACGGGCGTGCTCACGCCGGTGGCGATTCTGACCCCTGTCTTGATCTCGGGAACGGTGGTGAAACGCGCCAGCCTCCACAACGACGAGGAGATCCAGCGCAAGGACATCCGCGTCGGCGACCAGGTCTGGGTCCGCAAAGCCGGCGAGATCATCCCCGAGATCGTCCGCGTCGACACCGCCAGCCGTACGGGCACAGAGGAATCTTTCACGATGCCCGCAACGTGTCCCGTGTGCGGAGCGGCCGTGGCCAAGCTTCCCGGCGAAGTGGCGCTGCGCTGTCCCAACAGATCCTGTCCGGCGCAGCTGACCCAAGGGCTGATCCATTTTGCCTCCCGCCAGGGCATGGACATTCGGGGCATCGGCGACCGTCTGGCGGAACAGCTCGTCCAGAGCGGGCTGGTCAAGAGTTTCGGCGATCTGTACGCCTTGCGCGTCGAGCCGCTTATCCGTCTGGACCGCATGGGAGAAAAGTCCGCGGGGAAACTGATCCAGGCCATCGCAAAATCCAAAGAGCGCCCGCTGAAATTTTTGATCACGGCGCTGGGGATCCGGGAAGTCGGCGCGGGAGTCGCGGCGGAGCTGGCGAAACGCTTTTCGTCGCTCGATGAGATCGCCGCCGCCGACGAAGAACGGCTCGCCGCCGTCGAGGGCGTGGGACCGGTGATCGCCGGGTCGATCAAAGCGTTTTTCGGCGAAGAGCATAACCGGCGGCTCATCGACGAACTGCGCGAAGCCGGCGTATCCATGCGGAGCGAAACGGCGCCGGAAGCCCCGATAGGGCCGCTGGCCGGCAAGACGTTCGTCTTTACCGGGGAGCTTTCGCGTATGTCCAGGGCGCAGGCGCAGGAACTCGTGGCGCAGCGCGGGGGAAAAAACGTCGCTTCCGTGAGCAAAAAGACGTCCTATGTCGTCGTCGGCGAGGCGCCGGGCAGCAAGGCCGAAAAAGCGCTCAGCCTGAACGTGCCGACGCTGAACGAAGAGGAATTTTTCGCCATGATCGATAAATTACCGCAGCACATGTCTGGAGGAACGAACGATGCCTAG
- a CDS encoding cation diffusion facilitator family transporter → MLAAKIKEAERAGMSSEEFEKTTLRNRIIVRTSIIGILANVMLAAFKAVIGVMTGSIAITMDAVNNISDAASSLITIIGTKLATKPADRKHPFGYGRIEYLSAMIISIIVFYAGITSFAESVKKIVHPETPEYSMTSLVIVAIGVLVKIVLGHFVKKTGQKVNSDSLVNSGEDAKLDSVISASTLAAAVVFMIFHVSLESWLGAIISIVIIKSGLEMLRNTVSEILGERGDAELAKGVKETVSSFPEVRGAYDLVLNNYGPNAYSGSLHIEVPDTMTADKLDVLTRQITAEVSMKNHVYLTAIGVYSYNTKDLEAATMRDRIRKKVMEHENVMQMHAFYADRERKVIRFDMIVSFDAKDRTALYHEVTEEIQEMYPEYTVITALDTDFSES, encoded by the coding sequence GTGTTGGCTGCGAAAATAAAAGAAGCAGAACGCGCCGGCATGTCGTCGGAGGAGTTTGAAAAAACGACGTTGAGGAATCGCATTATCGTGCGTACCAGTATCATCGGAATTCTCGCGAATGTCATGTTGGCCGCATTCAAGGCGGTGATCGGTGTGATGACTGGCTCGATTGCCATCACGATGGATGCCGTCAATAATATCAGCGACGCAGCCTCTTCGCTGATTACGATCATCGGCACAAAATTGGCGACAAAGCCGGCAGACCGGAAGCATCCGTTTGGATACGGCCGGATCGAATATCTGAGCGCAATGATCATTTCTATTATCGTCTTCTATGCCGGCATTACCTCTTTTGCGGAATCAGTCAAGAAAATCGTACACCCGGAAACACCAGAATATTCTATGACATCTTTGGTGATTGTCGCGATAGGCGTTCTCGTCAAAATCGTGCTTGGACATTTTGTCAAGAAAACCGGCCAGAAGGTAAACTCAGATTCGCTTGTCAATTCCGGCGAGGATGCCAAGCTGGATTCCGTTATTTCCGCTTCGACGCTAGCGGCAGCAGTCGTTTTTATGATCTTTCACGTGTCGTTGGAATCTTGGCTTGGAGCAATCATTTCTATTGTCATTATCAAGTCTGGCCTGGAAATGTTGAGGAACACAGTGTCCGAAATTCTTGGCGAGCGAGGGGATGCCGAACTTGCAAAGGGAGTCAAAGAGACGGTCTCGTCTTTTCCGGAAGTTCGTGGAGCTTATGATCTGGTCCTGAATAATTACGGACCAAATGCATATAGCGGCTCTCTCCATATCGAAGTCCCAGATACGATGACTGCTGATAAGCTGGACGTTTTGACGCGGCAAATCACAGCGGAAGTCTCCATGAAAAATCATGTATACCTTACGGCAATCGGCGTCTATTCCTACAACACAAAAGATCTGGAAGCTGCCACAATGCGGGACAGGATTAGAAAGAAAGTCATGGAGCATGAAAATGTTATGCAGATGCATGCATTTTACGCAGACAGGGAACGGAAGGTGATCCGTTTCGATATGATTGTAAGTTTTGACGCAAAAGACAGAACGGCGCTTTATCATGAGGTTACCGAGGAGATTCAAGAAATGTATCCGGAATATACAGTCATTACCGCTCTCGACACAGATTTTTCGGAGAGTTAA
- the lysS gene encoding lysine--tRNA ligase: MAEIAAGTQETEILRQRIDKLRRLREEEGYNPFENEKWNVDHTVAQVRKDFDYLKAEEAVPETKFSMAGRLMTLRRQGKAAFVNMQDETGTIQLYFRYDTLGEKDYTFFKKWLDSGDIVGIVGHPFRTQRGELTVAVERFRLLTKALRPLPEKWHGLTDLEIRYRKRYLDLIVNPEAREVFRKRAKIISTFRAVLEKHGTLEVETPVLSYLAGGANARPFITYHNALGANMYLRIATELYLKRLVVGMMGRVYEISKDFRNEGMDLTHNPEFTMMEVYWPYADYVDMMDLTEELIRESCIAANGAPFIERNGVTLDFAKPFRRATMVELVKETCDVDFAAITDEEARDAARKNKIEITGHESRFKILTMFMEEFVEEKLVQPTFVMGHPVEISPLSKKDPEHPDYTHRFELFCCGKELSNGYSELNDPIDQKKRFLDQAQKKTEGEDETHPFDEDFVEALEQGLPPTGGLGIGMDRVVMFLTNCRSIRDVIFFPTMKPIENREPSAKPED; encoded by the coding sequence ATGGCGGAAATTGCAGCCGGCACTCAGGAAACGGAAATTCTCAGACAGCGCATCGACAAACTGAGACGACTTCGCGAAGAGGAAGGCTATAATCCTTTCGAAAACGAAAAGTGGAACGTCGATCACACCGTCGCGCAGGTGCGGAAAGATTTCGATTATCTCAAGGCGGAAGAAGCCGTCCCCGAGACGAAATTTTCCATGGCCGGACGCCTGATGACGCTGCGCCGCCAGGGCAAAGCGGCGTTTGTCAACATGCAGGACGAGACGGGAACGATCCAGCTCTATTTCCGTTACGACACTCTGGGCGAGAAAGACTACACCTTCTTCAAGAAGTGGCTCGACTCCGGCGACATCGTCGGCATCGTCGGCCATCCGTTCCGCACGCAGCGCGGCGAGCTGACGGTCGCCGTCGAGCGGTTCCGCCTGCTGACCAAGGCGCTCCGCCCCCTGCCCGAGAAGTGGCACGGCCTGACGGACCTTGAGATCCGTTACCGCAAGCGCTATCTCGATCTGATCGTCAATCCCGAAGCGCGCGAAGTCTTCAGGAAAAGGGCCAAGATCATCTCCACCTTCCGCGCCGTGCTCGAGAAACACGGCACGCTGGAAGTCGAGACGCCGGTGCTTTCCTATCTCGCCGGCGGCGCCAACGCGCGTCCTTTCATCACCTATCACAACGCGCTGGGCGCCAACATGTACCTGCGTATCGCCACGGAGCTCTATCTGAAGCGGCTCGTCGTCGGCATGATGGGGCGCGTGTACGAGATCAGCAAGGATTTCCGCAACGAGGGCATGGACCTGACGCACAATCCCGAATTCACGATGATGGAAGTTTACTGGCCCTATGCGGATTACGTCGACATGATGGATCTGACCGAAGAACTGATCCGCGAGTCCTGCATCGCCGCCAACGGCGCGCCGTTCATCGAGCGCAACGGCGTGACGCTGGATTTTGCCAAGCCGTTCCGCCGCGCCACGATGGTGGAACTGGTGAAAGAGACCTGCGACGTCGATTTCGCCGCCATCACCGACGAAGAAGCGCGCGACGCCGCCCGCAAGAACAAGATCGAGATCACGGGGCACGAGTCGCGCTTCAAGATCCTCACCATGTTCATGGAGGAGTTCGTCGAAGAGAAACTCGTGCAGCCGACGTTCGTGATGGGACATCCCGTCGAGATCTCGCCGCTGTCGAAGAAGGACCCCGAGCACCCCGACTACACCCACCGCTTCGAGCTTTTCTGCTGCGGCAAGGAACTCAGCAACGGCTACAGCGAGCTGAACGACCCCATCGACCAGAAAAAACGCTTTCTCGATCAGGCGCAGAAAAAGACCGAAGGCGAGGACGAAACGCATCCTTTCGACGAGGACTTTGTCGAAGCCCTGGAGCAGGGGCTGCCGCCGACCGGCGGGCTGGGGATCGGCATGGACCGCGTCGTCATGTTCCTGACCAACTGCCGCTCGATCCGCGACGTCATCTTCTTCCCGACGATGAAACCCATCGAGAACCGAGAACCGTCCGCCAAGCCGGAAGATTAA
- a CDS encoding tRNA-dihydrouridine synthase family protein, which produces METKLVIGGVEVENPVFFAPLAGVSIAAVRRLFRRLGAALTHTEMISSAGLLYAGTKTWRMTECTDGERPLVLQLFTGDADSLCRSAERCLQSRSYAAFSINMACPMPKVHKKGAGSRLLQDPDVAFAMVRELKKFGLPVWPKIRKIVPDGREYRLDTLQFAEGLLAAGADNVTIHGRTPQQRYEGKADKSEVVRAARRFEGRITASGDVYAPRDVAFYLDNGCAAVLCARGAIADPFMVVQSLRVLGYNTRMSDGEPSLEERAEILIGFADDLYRLHGERAALVLLRRFLAGFFRGKAGTAEFKRTLASAKDWDSAYRILCDWRSYFERGFM; this is translated from the coding sequence ATGGAAACGAAACTCGTGATCGGCGGGGTGGAAGTCGAGAACCCCGTGTTTTTTGCGCCTTTGGCCGGCGTCAGCATCGCGGCGGTGCGGCGGCTTTTCCGCCGCCTGGGGGCCGCTTTGACCCATACGGAGATGATCAGCAGCGCGGGGCTTCTTTACGCCGGGACGAAGACCTGGCGGATGACGGAATGTACCGACGGGGAAAGACCGCTCGTCCTGCAGCTTTTCACGGGCGACGCGGACAGTCTGTGCCGCTCGGCGGAGCGGTGTCTGCAAAGCCGTTCGTACGCCGCGTTCAGCATCAACATGGCCTGTCCGATGCCGAAGGTCCACAAAAAAGGCGCCGGCAGCCGCCTGCTGCAGGATCCCGACGTCGCTTTCGCGATGGTGCGCGAGCTGAAAAAATTCGGCCTGCCCGTCTGGCCCAAGATCCGCAAGATCGTTCCGGACGGCCGCGAATATCGCCTGGATACGCTGCAGTTCGCCGAGGGATTGCTCGCGGCCGGGGCCGACAACGTGACAATCCATGGACGCACGCCCCAGCAGCGGTACGAGGGGAAAGCCGATAAAAGCGAAGTCGTCCGCGCGGCGCGGCGCTTCGAAGGCAGAATCACCGCTTCGGGGGACGTTTACGCTCCCCGCGACGTCGCGTTCTATCTCGACAACGGCTGCGCGGCAGTGCTCTGTGCCCGCGGCGCGATCGCCGATCCGTTCATGGTCGTGCAATCTTTGCGGGTTTTGGGTTATAATACTCGAATGTCAGATGGCGAGCCCTCGCTTGAAGAACGCGCGGAAATCCTTATCGGCTTTGCGGACGATCTCTATCGGCTCCATGGCGAACGCGCGGCTCTTGTGCTCTTGAGGCGTTTCCTTGCCGGATTTTTCAGGGGCAAGGCGGGGACCGCGGAATTCAAACGCACGCTGGCCAGCGCGAAAGACTGGGATTCTGCGTACAGGATCCTGTGCGACTGGCGCTCATATTTTGAAAGGGGATTCATGTAA
- a CDS encoding ComEC/Rec2 family competence protein gives MDSLLNRIPALLLLQGGVLSLAAVESGLPLWLAIPLSVCALSAEMLLSEERWYACKFCFALALVVLSGVFSVFLQSRLEEGPTSVKAVSGRFLVAERRQWGEREVLRLTDARGAGWLLAVGKGLQDVEEGDELSLEASVVPLRNGSLRSSFSPRRYWRARGVQGELRRAARIEKRGKSFSRHSFRQYLRTRLETLPCNTHALAAAVLLGDRDANLREDYRRWGISHILAVSGWHVGLALMLGCLIFGGGRRGLLWCSLLLWGYCLTSGASMSAVRASLMVQIGMLGLYWGHPGRALNAIGVAGIAMLLWNPWCFFDLGWQLSVIAAIAVTALEKCKSALLVVFSPLVMWILTSPLIAPLAGGVYLSSLPINAMASALFAVILFAVLAAALPWILGIRLFWLAWPAEKLMQIWALAADQWVEWLPQALPVHFFPAWLCAGILFFLVALAEKVSLGRAVLLGGCGAFIAVIF, from the coding sequence ATGGATTCTCTGTTGAACAGGATCCCTGCGCTCCTGCTGCTGCAAGGCGGCGTGCTCTCGCTGGCGGCAGTGGAAAGCGGGCTCCCTTTATGGCTGGCGATTCCCCTTTCCGTCTGCGCGCTCAGCGCGGAAATGCTGCTTTCGGAAGAGCGCTGGTATGCGTGCAAGTTTTGTTTCGCGCTGGCGCTCGTGGTGCTTTCAGGCGTTTTCTCCGTGTTCCTGCAGTCGCGGCTCGAAGAGGGGCCGACGTCCGTAAAAGCCGTTTCCGGCCGTTTCCTTGTGGCGGAGCGGCGGCAGTGGGGAGAGCGCGAAGTGCTTCGATTGACCGACGCGCGCGGCGCCGGCTGGCTTCTCGCCGTCGGCAAAGGACTGCAGGACGTCGAAGAAGGGGACGAGCTCTCGTTGGAAGCTTCCGTCGTTCCGCTCCGGAACGGTTCTCTGAGAAGTTCCTTTTCCCCGCGTCGGTACTGGCGGGCGCGCGGCGTGCAGGGCGAACTGCGCCGGGCCGCGCGCATCGAAAAACGGGGCAAAAGCTTTTCGCGCCACAGCTTCCGCCAGTATTTAAGGACGCGGCTCGAAACGTTGCCGTGCAACACGCACGCTCTGGCGGCCGCCGTCCTTCTCGGCGACCGGGACGCCAACCTCCGCGAGGATTACAGGAGATGGGGGATCAGCCACATCTTGGCCGTCTCGGGGTGGCACGTCGGGCTGGCGCTGATGCTCGGCTGCCTGATCTTCGGCGGCGGACGGCGCGGCCTTCTCTGGTGCTCGCTGCTCCTGTGGGGATACTGTCTCACCAGCGGGGCGTCGATGAGCGCCGTACGCGCCTCTTTGATGGTCCAGATCGGCATGCTCGGGCTTTACTGGGGGCATCCCGGACGCGCCCTGAACGCGATCGGCGTCGCCGGGATCGCGATGCTTCTGTGGAATCCGTGGTGTTTTTTCGATCTTGGCTGGCAGTTGTCGGTGATCGCCGCGATCGCCGTGACGGCTTTGGAAAAATGCAAGTCGGCGCTGCTCGTCGTCTTTTCTCCCCTTGTCATGTGGATCTTGACGTCGCCGCTGATCGCGCCGCTGGCCGGAGGCGTTTATCTGTCCTCCCTGCCGATCAACGCCATGGCTTCCGCGTTGTTTGCCGTGATCCTTTTTGCCGTGCTTGCCGCGGCGCTTCCTTGGATCTTGGGGATCCGGCTTTTCTGGCTGGCTTGGCCGGCGGAAAAGCTGATGCAGATCTGGGCGCTGGCGGCCGATCAATGGGTGGAATGGCTGCCGCAGGCGCTCCCGGTCCATTTCTTCCCCGCCTGGCTGTGCGCCGGCATTTTGTTCTTTCTCGTCGCCCTGGCGGAAAAAGTTTCCCTCGGGCGGGCCGTCCTGCTGGGAGGCTGCGGCGCGTTCATCGCCGTCATCTTTTAG